From the genome of Virgibacillus siamensis, one region includes:
- a CDS encoding sulfite exporter TauE/SafE family protein, with amino-acid sequence MQKLIVFILIGFFTQLLDGSLGMSAGLSATSVLLSMGLAPAAASVSIHMAELATTAVSGVSHLKFGNIDKPLFKRLIAPGCIGAFVGACLLSYLPGEIIKPYIAGALLLVGFYILVIYVFGKKSLRIGQGRRGRKEKPLKKSFLYPLALSAGFLDAIGGGGWGPVNTPVLISRTRMKPKKVIGSVDASEFAVALSVTLGFVVGLGLNDVNWEWAASLAIGGMLAAPIAAWVVKVLPSYILGVLVGGVIIFASMRTVLNSSGIIPLSFHDAVYASFITLWFCCGVYVTRNYKKQDHSGQETN; translated from the coding sequence ATGCAAAAGTTGATTGTGTTTATTTTAATAGGCTTCTTCACTCAACTTCTTGATGGTTCACTTGGAATGTCTGCAGGTTTATCTGCAACATCGGTTTTACTTTCAATGGGTCTTGCACCAGCCGCAGCTTCAGTATCGATTCATATGGCTGAACTCGCAACGACTGCTGTTTCCGGTGTATCCCATTTGAAATTTGGAAATATAGATAAACCTTTATTTAAAAGGTTGATTGCACCGGGCTGTATAGGCGCGTTTGTTGGTGCCTGTTTACTGAGTTACCTGCCTGGTGAAATTATTAAACCTTATATTGCAGGGGCTTTACTGCTGGTCGGATTTTATATCCTTGTCATTTACGTTTTTGGCAAGAAAAGTCTTCGAATTGGACAAGGAAGGCGGGGCAGGAAGGAAAAACCGCTTAAAAAATCATTTTTATATCCGCTGGCTTTAAGTGCGGGTTTTCTGGATGCAATTGGCGGCGGGGGATGGGGACCGGTAAATACACCGGTACTGATTAGCCGTACTCGGATGAAACCGAAAAAAGTTATCGGTTCAGTAGATGCGAGTGAATTTGCAGTTGCTCTCTCCGTTACGCTTGGCTTCGTTGTTGGATTAGGTCTTAATGATGTTAATTGGGAATGGGCCGCCTCGCTGGCAATTGGAGGTATGCTGGCTGCGCCGATCGCGGCATGGGTGGTTAAGGTTCTACCATCTTACATCCTTGGTGTTCTAGTAGGCGGTGTAATCATTTTTGCAAGCATGCGGACGGTTCTTAATTCAAGCGGGATAATCCCACTGTCTTTTCACGACGCAGTCTATGCTTCTTTTATCACGCTTTGGTTTTGCTGCGGGGTCTATGTTACCCGTAATTACAAAAAGCAGGATCATTCCGGACAAGAGACCAATTAA
- a CDS encoding aldehyde dehydrogenase, whose product MQTTENRPNVKSIDCDHYINGKYVQSGSGKSFENSNPATKEVLGNVQIGGEEEVDQAVKAARKALNGEWGKMPLKKRSNILRKIGDLIKERQEELAVLETLDTGKPLWLSNSVDIDRAANNFYFFADYMTTVGNESYQQDDTAIHYAVRKPVGVVGLINPWNLPLFLMTWKLAPALAAGNTAVMKPSEVTPMTATVLAQILTDAGVPDGVVNMVHGFGETGAALSSHDDVDAIAFTGETITGSAIMKAAAPTLKKLSFELGGKNPNVIFADADLDETIETTLKSSFVNQGEVCLCGARIYVERSIYDEFLEKFVEKTKGMKVGNPFDPDTNVGALVSEEHYNKVLKYLDIAKEEGGEFLIGGNAVDADKGYFVEPTIITGLGNDSRCVREEIFGPVVTVTPFDTEEEVLEQVNDTPYGLSASVWTSDVKRAARVSSQIEAGMVWVNTWFLRDLRTPFGGMKQSGLGREGGAHSFDFYSELTNVTLKL is encoded by the coding sequence ATGCAAACAACTGAAAACAGACCAAATGTTAAGTCAATTGACTGCGACCATTATATTAATGGTAAATATGTGCAGTCAGGCAGCGGTAAATCATTTGAAAATAGTAACCCGGCTACAAAGGAAGTGCTGGGAAATGTTCAGATCGGCGGTGAAGAAGAAGTTGATCAGGCGGTAAAGGCAGCACGGAAAGCACTTAATGGCGAATGGGGAAAAATGCCTTTAAAAAAGCGTTCCAATATCCTTCGTAAAATTGGCGACCTAATTAAGGAAAGACAAGAAGAACTGGCCGTACTGGAAACGTTGGACACAGGAAAACCACTTTGGCTTTCCAATAGTGTCGATATTGACCGGGCAGCAAATAACTTCTATTTTTTTGCCGATTACATGACAACAGTTGGAAATGAATCCTATCAGCAGGATGACACTGCTATCCATTATGCGGTTCGTAAGCCGGTTGGTGTTGTCGGGCTGATTAACCCATGGAACCTGCCATTGTTTTTGATGACCTGGAAATTGGCACCGGCGCTGGCCGCTGGAAATACAGCTGTTATGAAACCATCTGAAGTAACCCCGATGACTGCCACAGTATTGGCACAAATTCTTACAGATGCAGGTGTTCCGGATGGGGTTGTCAACATGGTACATGGTTTTGGTGAAACCGGAGCTGCGCTTTCATCCCATGATGATGTTGATGCTATTGCCTTTACCGGCGAAACGATTACCGGGAGTGCGATTATGAAAGCAGCAGCACCTACATTGAAGAAATTATCATTTGAACTTGGCGGTAAAAACCCGAACGTCATTTTCGCAGATGCGGATTTGGATGAAACAATCGAGACAACACTGAAGTCGAGCTTTGTTAACCAGGGTGAAGTTTGCCTGTGTGGTGCACGAATTTATGTGGAACGCTCCATTTACGATGAATTCCTGGAAAAGTTTGTGGAAAAAACAAAAGGAATGAAAGTCGGCAATCCATTTGATCCGGATACAAATGTTGGTGCTTTGGTCAGTGAAGAACACTACAACAAAGTGCTTAAGTATTTGGATATTGCCAAAGAAGAAGGCGGCGAATTTCTGATTGGCGGTAATGCAGTCGATGCTGACAAAGGTTATTTTGTGGAACCGACGATTATTACCGGTCTTGGCAATGATTCCAGATGTGTCCGCGAAGAAATTTTCGGACCGGTTGTAACGGTTACGCCATTTGATACGGAAGAAGAAGTTCTGGAACAAGTAAACGATACACCATATGGACTGAGTGCAAGCGTATGGACAAGTGATGTGAAACGTGCAGCAAGAGTTTCCTCACAAATTGAAGCGGGTATGGTTTGGGTGAATACGTGGTTCCTGCGTGATTTGCGCACACCATTTGGCGGAATGAAGCAAAGCGGCCTTGGCCGTGAAGGCGGAGCACACAGTTTCGACTTTTACTCTGAACTGACTAACGTCACATTGAAACTCTAG
- a CDS encoding IclR family transcriptional regulator gives MPKKGDPQILSSVKNALRILKSYSTFESSKKVGELAESLGLAKSTVSRLLSTLASEGFVQKDPQTNGYRLGLSVLTLGGIVINNLEIHSEAAPVLNKLVNDTGETAHLSILDGLDNIYIHKEECTHPVRILTHVGRRNPAYCTSSGKVLLAFADEEIVEEIIDRGLVAYTKNSITNPEKLRSELKIIHEQGYAVSTEELTEGTKSVAAPIRDYTGKIVSAITVVGPIQRMTDHKIPDIAKKVIEAGNEASERLGYDKRYFKQHQ, from the coding sequence ATGCCTAAAAAAGGAGACCCGCAAATTCTTTCTTCAGTAAAGAATGCGCTGCGCATTTTAAAGAGTTATTCTACATTTGAATCGTCCAAAAAAGTGGGGGAACTAGCGGAATCTTTGGGACTTGCCAAAAGTACTGTCAGCAGATTGTTATCCACCCTTGCCAGCGAAGGATTTGTCCAAAAGGATCCGCAAACAAATGGATATCGGCTGGGATTATCCGTGCTGACCCTTGGCGGAATTGTAATTAATAATTTAGAAATCCACAGTGAAGCTGCACCGGTGCTGAACAAACTCGTAAATGACACCGGCGAAACAGCACACTTATCGATTTTGGACGGACTTGATAACATTTATATTCATAAAGAGGAGTGCACCCACCCTGTTCGGATTCTGACACATGTAGGCCGGCGGAATCCGGCTTATTGTACCAGTTCCGGGAAGGTGCTGCTTGCCTTTGCTGATGAGGAAATTGTTGAAGAAATCATTGACCGTGGACTTGTCGCATATACAAAAAACAGTATCACCAATCCTGAAAAACTGCGTTCCGAATTGAAGATTATTCACGAACAAGGTTACGCTGTCAGCACCGAGGAATTGACGGAAGGTACTAAATCAGTTGCAGCACCTATTAGAGATTATACCGGAAAAATTGTCAGTGCCATTACTGTTGTCGGACCGATCCAACGCATGACCGATCACAAAATCCCCGACATCGCCAAAAAGGTAATTGAAGCCGGAAACGAAGCATCCGAACGCCTCGGCTATGACAAACGCTACTTCAAACAACACCAATAA
- a CDS encoding dCTP deaminase domain-containing protein — translation MLDDDLLTKVKDKNIVVPFNSSNIGQGTIKLTLHKNIQLYVSDRPVKSNRQFPENDCKTVDISYEEFYLKPGHSAMIRSVETLHTPKNMVAHVYDEMNKDMFGLKISPVEYIGPRFTGHVRALVVNHGSAPVRLIPGIQICRLSLHEIFDKKSRKRKKRLKTVYILLNSVLTALIGYAVNIENWPFVFGSSIVMAILSIGYMFFKDD, via the coding sequence ATGCTTGATGATGATTTGTTAACAAAGGTTAAAGATAAAAATATTGTGGTACCTTTTAATTCTTCCAATATTGGACAGGGTACAATCAAACTTACGCTGCACAAGAATATTCAGCTGTATGTTTCGGATCGTCCGGTAAAATCAAATCGGCAATTCCCTGAGAATGATTGTAAAACGGTAGACATTTCATATGAAGAATTTTATTTGAAGCCTGGACATTCCGCCATGATCAGATCTGTTGAGACCCTTCATACACCGAAGAATATGGTGGCACATGTCTATGATGAAATGAATAAAGATATGTTTGGTTTAAAGATCAGTCCGGTGGAATATATCGGACCAAGATTTACCGGCCATGTCAGGGCGCTGGTTGTAAATCACGGTTCGGCCCCTGTAAGACTTATACCGGGTATTCAAATATGCCGATTATCGCTTCATGAAATTTTTGATAAGAAGAGCAGGAAGAGAAAAAAGCGATTGAAAACGGTATATATATTGCTTAACAGTGTTTTGACTGCTCTTATTGGTTATGCCGTAAATATCGAGAACTGGCCATTTGTATTTGGCTCCTCGATCGTTATGGCGATTCTCAGTATTGGCTATATGTTTTTTAAAGATGATTAG